One genomic window of Corynebacterium diphtheriae includes the following:
- a CDS encoding phosphotransferase, with protein MGLCWRHNDANGVPIFAKAVSLNEKEETDVMFESHSQIISAAEELLTKRYGGSQSLTDWDRLAGSGAAVVLRARVASSPFFPNRSVVVKYIPPTGRLIDESTLMREVVSYQFTTSLNADVRPGPVLLAYDVEQHLLVISDSGDGDTFAELLERHENDVRIGILRNLGEAIGKLHVGTAAKEQDFNILLHRMLVKHPEVQPMHGFRERLLRLNIGVGITLVEQAGITVPDVVKSFAQEAMRRLVTGQHRAFTPFDLSPDNIIVADRTEFLDYEWAGFRDAAFDVASVIAGFPQYLFARPISDAEADIFIESWVQQVGDMWPNVRNTPRLHARILTALIGWAFSSVTMMYLGSSSEAYEELFHKIGTEKATAFDVEEIVKEIAATGDILLGTFVPETSEDADLVALLRQDLYETFEALNRFAQRESDTRFPVVAAFAQAVVDLLTDDESTE; from the coding sequence TTGGGGCTTTGTTGGCGTCATAATGATGCTAATGGGGTCCCGATTTTCGCGAAAGCGGTATCGCTTAATGAAAAGGAAGAAACCGACGTGATGTTTGAATCGCACAGCCAGATTATTTCTGCTGCTGAAGAACTTTTGACTAAGCGTTATGGTGGTTCGCAATCATTGACTGATTGGGATCGCTTAGCAGGATCAGGGGCAGCAGTCGTATTGAGAGCTCGCGTCGCGTCGTCCCCATTTTTTCCCAATCGTTCAGTGGTTGTGAAATATATCCCGCCCACTGGAAGGCTTATCGACGAATCCACGCTGATGCGTGAAGTAGTTTCTTATCAGTTCACAACATCTCTGAATGCTGATGTTCGACCAGGTCCTGTCCTCTTAGCCTATGACGTAGAACAGCACCTCCTGGTGATTTCCGATTCCGGAGACGGAGATACATTCGCCGAACTCCTTGAGCGCCATGAAAATGATGTGCGAATTGGGATTTTGCGCAATTTGGGTGAAGCTATCGGAAAGCTGCATGTAGGAACAGCTGCCAAGGAACAAGATTTTAATATTTTGCTCCATAGGATGTTAGTCAAACATCCAGAAGTGCAGCCTATGCATGGTTTCAGAGAAAGGTTACTGCGTCTTAATATCGGCGTGGGCATCACACTTGTGGAACAAGCCGGGATTACGGTTCCGGATGTAGTGAAAAGCTTTGCACAAGAAGCAATGCGAAGGTTAGTTACCGGTCAACATCGAGCCTTTACGCCATTTGATTTGTCTCCAGACAACATTATTGTGGCTGACCGGACCGAGTTTTTAGATTATGAGTGGGCCGGATTCCGTGATGCGGCCTTTGATGTTGCTAGTGTTATCGCAGGTTTTCCTCAGTATCTTTTTGCTCGTCCCATCTCGGACGCTGAAGCAGATATTTTCATCGAATCATGGGTACAACAGGTTGGGGATATGTGGCCCAACGTACGGAATACGCCCCGTTTGCACGCGCGGATTTTAACTGCACTAATCGGCTGGGCTTTTTCAAGCGTAACGATGATGTATTTAGGTTCTAGCAGTGAAGCCTATGAAGAGCTTTTTCATAAAATAGGTACCGAAAAAGCGACTGCATTTGATGTAGAGGAAATCGTTAAAGAAATTGCTGCTACTGGCGATATTCTACTGGGAACGTTTGTTCCAGAAACGAGTGAGGATGCAGATTTGGTTGCTTTGCTTCGACAGGATCTCTATGAGACATTTGAAGCAT